DNA from Drosophila busckii strain San Diego stock center, stock number 13000-0081.31 chromosome 2R, ASM1175060v1, whole genome shotgun sequence:
aggaATTTGATTGGACAGAGGGACAAAAGTCCTATATCTTCTCGAGCTTCTATTGGGGCTATGTGTTCGCCAACTTCATGGCAGGATTTCTGGTGCGTCGCTTTGGCGCTcagtcgctgcttttgttcACTACCTTGTCCACGGGCTTGCTATGCGCTGTAACGCCCCTTTTCATCAGCTGGTGGGAGTGGCGAGCTTACTGTGCAATGCGCATACTGCTAGGAATCTTTTCGGGCACATTGTTTGCCTCTACACATCATCACTTGGCCAAATGGTCGCCACCCAAGGAACGCAATCGCCTGGGCGCCTTCGCCTATTCTGGAGCTTATTGCGGCACGGTGCTGGCCACGGCTATCAGTGGAcccacagcaagcagcagctggggcTGGCCTGGGATCTTCTATGTCTGCGCAGGCATCTGTGCGCTGGTCGGTCTGTTGTGGTGGCTTCTGAGCGACAAGAATCCGCCCAGCTCGCGTTGGATAAGTCAGGCCGAGCTTGTCTACATTGAAAGCTCGTTACACAGAGAGGAGGGCTTCCATGCTCAAAAGATACCCATACCCTGGCGTGCCATCTTTACCTCAGTGCcttttatttcaataacaGTCGTAGGCATAGCTCAGGGCTGGGCCAATGTAACAATGCAGGTGCAAACCCCTGTCTATTTGCATGGCGTGCTGCAAATGGACATAAACAACAATGCGCTGTACTCATCGCTGCCTAATCTAGTTAAATGGATCATGTCCTACGTGTTCCTGGCATTTGCTGATGTATCCACCACACGCAATTGGATGTCACAGACTAAATTGTGCAAGCTGCTAAATACTTTAGCCACCTGGGGACCTGCTTTGATATTGATGGGCATTGGCTTACTGGACAAGAATCATATTGAACTTGCTGTGGCGCTGCTAATTCTCAATGCAGCATTAAATGCAGGCGCAGATATTGGCAGCATTTTGCCCCTAACAGATCTTTCACCCAATCATACGGCAATGCTTATGTCTATATCCAATGGCTTTGTTTGTATAGTCACACTATTTTCGCCACTATTTGTGGGTGTCGCTGTCGCGGATACTGTAAGTTGCGTTACTTAAAAGCGAATCTAAAACTTTAATGTCTTATTTTCTTACAGAGCTCGCGTGGGCAATGGCAAATAGTGTTTGCTGTAACAGCGGCCATCTTTTTCCTGGGCAACTTGGTCTATATCATTTGGGGCTCCAGCGAGCAGCAGCCCTGGGATGCAGCAGACTACTTGAAGGTAAAAGATGTGGAGCAAACGCATTCAGACAAAAGTCAAGTCGATAagagtgcaaataaaaataaaaaagattatAAGTATggaataatataaaacaaaaatgcaaataaattaagcaaaaataaaacgcaagtATCTGAGTGCTCAGCATTTTAAACATCAAATAGTTTGTTAGTGCACAGTAAAATTATCGCGATTATCAAAGCAGTTTTTATAAAGGTtccatataatttatatggcGCAGATATGATTTAAGAAATTATAGGCACATGTAGTGTAGTTCATTTGCTGAGCGTCTATTGGCATGTTTAgtacataatttatgcgctaGAATGGAAAAAGAAACAGACAAAAGCGGTGAAttaaatattacgtatacgttaaaatattgttaaatatatattttagaggGTCCACGCATTGGCATACGTCATTTGCaggctttgctgctgtttatgctTATTACAGTTAATTTTATAGCCAGACTAAATGTTGGCGTATCCCTTGTGGCCATGACCAATTCAGCCAGCGCCAATCCAGACTTTCCGGTAAAACGCAGAcacgcaataaatttataataattgataagcttttatataaacagGAGTACAACTGGACGGAGGCGCAAAAGTCATACATAATCTCGAGTTTCTTTTGGAGCTATGTGCTGTGCAACTTTGTGGCCGGGCTTATAGTGCGTCGCTTTGGCGCCAAGCTTACGCTTTTCGTCATGACCTTGGGCACGGGTCTGTTGTGCGCCTTGACGCCCTACTGCATTAGCTGGGCCGGCTGGCGCGCCTACTGCGTCATACGCATACTACAGGGCGTGCTCCAAGGCATGCTGTTTCCCTCGATGCATCATCACCTGGCCAAGTGGTCGCCGCCCAAGGAGAGCAATCGTCTGGGCGCCTTTGTCTATACAGGCTGCAATTGCGGCGCCATTTTGGGCCTGGCTTTGAGTGGACCCATTGCCAGCAGCGCCTGGGGCTGGCCAGGCATACACAATGTCTCCGCAGCGCTGTGTGGCTTGGGCGCGCTGCTTTGGTGGCTGCTAAGTGCGGATAATGCGCCCAGTTGTCGCTTCGTAAGCAAGCAGGAGTTGCAGTACATTGAGCGCTCGCTGCATAGAGAGGAAGGCTTTCATGCTCAGCGCATTCCCATACCCTGGCGTGCGCTGCTGAGCTCCGCACCTTTCATCTCACTAGCTGTTGTAGGCTTGGCGCAATGCTGGTCCAACTCCATGCGGCTGGAGCAGACGCCTTTCTATATGGCTGGCGTGCTGGAGCTGGACATAAGCAGCAATGCTTTGTACTCGGCGCTGCCTTCTGTGGCCCGTTGGATTGCCTCCTATGTGTGCATGCTTTTTGCCGAGCTAGCCGCAAAACGCAAGTGGCTAAGTGAGACGAATGTATGCAAGGTGCTCAATACTTTGGCCACTTGGGCGCCAGCTGCATTGCTTGTGGGCATTGGCTTTCTGGACAAGAGTCAAGCGCAGCTGGCGGTGGCACTAATGACGCTGAATGGTGGACTCAATGCTGGTGTTGATATTGGCAGTCTGCTGCCAGTGAATAGCATGTCGCCCAATCATGCGGGCGTGCTTATGGCGCTGGTAAACGGCATTAGCCAAATCTTTGCGCTGGTAGCGCCGCTGGCCGTGGGCATCATTGTCAGCGATCAGGtgagcagcggctgcagctaCGTTTACATTTGAAaacttatttgattttattcttAGACCTCACGCGTGCAATGGCAAATTGTGTTTGCCTTGACGGCCGTTATATTTTTCCTGGGCAACTTGGTGTACATCATTTGGGGCTCCAGTGAGTTGCAGCCCTGGGATGCAGCCGACTACTTGAAGTTGAATAATGTGGAGCAGTCAGGCTCAAACAGCAATCAAGTGAATCAAACGACTGATAAAGCTACAGAGGCGAGCAGCTAATAATGCAAAAGTTAGTTGCTGCCCAcaatagttatatatttaacataaaaataaaatcagttagcaaaattttaaaataaaatcgttAAGCCTAGCATGAAActttctttagcttttttagTTGCTCAAATCTAATTGTTTATACTAACTTAAAAGaccttttgtatattttgtatgtacCGGGTCTGTAACAATAAAACGATTATGAATGTTATTATCCCATAGATATGCTTAGGCTGGCCATTGATTAAACTTATCAGCAGTCTAAGGTTCTTCAACTTGATTTTGATTAGATAAAAGTGAAACCAGTCTATAAATGAAATCTGGTAAAAACCAGCGAGTAGAAATTATCACACGCCTATAAGATAAGAACTGGTTAGTTGATTAATTGATAAGATTGCTATAATATTTGCAAAGTGCTGACAAATAAACAACCAAGTGTGTTAGTTAGCAAGCAAAAATGACTGCGACTAGTTCATTTAACGTTAATTATTATGAAGAGCAGCTGAATATACGCGAAGAGAGTTTGCGCTGGGGCAGCTCAATGGATGAGCCTTTCTATCTATGCGATCTgacaaagctaaagcaacagtATGAACTCTGGCGCGAAAAGCTGCCAAATGTTAAGCCTTACTATGGTAAGTTTAAGCTAGCAGATTATGCAGCTTTAATCTTTTATGCACTTGCTTAGCCATGAAATGCAATGCGGATCCGCTTGTGCTTAAGACTTTGGCAGCATTAGGCGTTGGTTTTAACTGCGCTTCAATGCGTGAACTGCAAACGGTATGTAGTCAACTTAAACaacattaaactttaattgttattacGCCAACAGGCAGCTGAGCTTGGCGTCGATGCTGACAACATAATATTCGCACACACCTGCAAGCCTTTGAGCCATTTGAGCTTTGCCGCGCAGCAAAATG
Protein-coding regions in this window:
- the LOC108594669 gene encoding uncharacterized protein LOC108594669, with translation MVAENAEKGASIGIRHLQAVLLFAVMSINFVVRFNVGVCVVAMTDAATTNPDFPEFDWTEGQKSYIFSSFYWGYVFANFMAGFLVRRFGAQSLLLFTTLSTGLLCAVTPLFISWWEWRAYCAMRILLGIFSGTLFASTHHHLAKWSPPKERNRLGAFAYSGAYCGTVLATAISGPTASSSWGWPGIFYVCAGICALVGLLWWLLSDKNPPSSRWISQAELVYIESSLHREEGFHAQKIPIPWRAIFTSVPFISITVVGIAQGWANVTMQVQTPVYLHGVLQMDINNNALYSSLPNLVKWIMSYVFLAFADVSTTRNWMSQTKLCKLLNTLATWGPALILMGIGLLDKNHIELAVALLILNAALNAGADIGSILPLTDLSPNHTAMLMSISNGFVCIVTLFSPLFVGVAVADTSSRGQWQIVFAVTAAIFFLGNLVYIIWGSSEQQPWDAADYLKVKDVEQTHSDKKGPRIGIRHLQALLLFMLITVNFIARLNVGVSLVAMTNSASANPDFPEYNWTEAQKSYIISSFFWSYVLCNFVAGLIVRRFGAKLTLFVMTLGTGLLCALTPYCISWAGWRAYCVIRILQGVLQGMLFPSMHHHLAKWSPPKESNRLGAFVYTGCNCGAILGLALSGPIASSAWGWPGIHNVSAALCGLGALLWWLLSADNAPSCRFVSKQELQYIERSLHREEGFHAQRIPIPWRALLSSAPFISLAVVGLAQCWSNSMRLEQTPFYMAGVLELDISSNALYSALPSVARWIASYVCMLFAELAAKRKWLSETNVCKVLNTLATWAPAALLVGIGFLDKSQAQLAVALMTLNGGLNAGVDIGSLLPVNSMSPNHAGVLMALVNGISQIFALVAPLAVGIIVSDQTSRVQWQIVFALTAVIFFLGNLVYIIWGSSELQPWDAADYLKLNNVEQSGSNSNQVNQTTDKATEASS